One segment of Anopheles stephensi strain Indian chromosome 3, UCI_ANSTEP_V1.0, whole genome shotgun sequence DNA contains the following:
- the LOC118510542 gene encoding P protein isoform X2 → MKVKAPAKRIFRRRVSKQSLDSYPKPNQVTEASLEIWRTLPAAIRQDPSLASFRQEHERLHGPDEDPLPNEDVSADDGDDSNSKEFITIKVTNPEAAVEDGKPGAAAMVEQCEKNGQNVTTDGEGDEGHETTMGGHHEHGKLFGYVKVGTLLVVWLIFTGFLMSKHEKELTPRQLSVPEGSYRTYILPEPSPGSRIGINLKGAFLSDQHHNNTSTYVSVNLQLLYLPSNNSNASFFPEHDVKYTENITNVWMVPIPSSLEAIDQMDEITRKHVFDIGPVNHQKVTSGKAVVRVRMSSNLDGDFPTKFTYDPTPMDTEVGVIYAAIVLLGLYVLIIWEIVHRTFAAIIASTLAIGVLAAMNERPSMPKLISWIDVETLLLLFGMMILVAILSETGIFDYLAVYAYQVTNGKVWPLINCLCIFTAILSSFLDNVTTVLLMTPVTIRLCEVMELNPVPVLMSMVIYSNVGGTLTPVGDPPNVIIASNSYIAKNGVNFATFTLHMAIPIFFVMITTYFQLRMKFKNINDLRFSEPQDVQEIRHEIAVWQRAAASLSSYSKDEDLVRETLLKKVNRLSRSLKKKLVTGSVPVESYKATLEEMKRKYPIRSKTLLVKSAITLAFVITFFFLHSAPDIQKLSLGWTALLGALLLLILADREDIESVIARVEWSTLLFFAALFILMEALAELGLIDWIGKQTENVILSVSEESRLAVAILIILWVSAFASAFVDNIPLTTMMVKIAIGLAENEALDLPLQPLVWALALGACLGGNGTLIGASANVVCAGVAEQHGYRFTFIEYFKVGFPVMVGSVIVSTIYLMFAHVVFTWH, encoded by the exons CCAGGTGACGGAGGCATCGCTGGAGATATGGCGGACACTTCCGGCAGCCATTCGGCAGGACCCGAGCCTGGCCTCCTTCCGGCAGGAGCACGAACGATTACACG GTCCCGACGAGGATCCGCTCCCGAACGAGGACGTCTCAGCAGACGATGGCGACGATAGCAACAGCAAGGAGTTCATCACAATCAAGGTCACCAACCCGGAAGCAGCCGTCGAGGATGGCAAACCGGGTGCGGCGGCGATGGTCGAGCAGTGCGAAAAGAATGGCCAAAATGTGACGACCGACGGCGAAGGGGACGAGGGTCACGAGACGACGATGGGTGGCCACCACGAGCATGGTAAACTGTTCGGTTACGTCAAGGTTGGCACACTGCTCGTCGTGTGGCTTATCTTCACCGGCTTTCTCATGTCGAAGCACGAGAAGGAGCTCACGCCACGGCAGCTGTCCGTACCGGAAGGATCGTACAGGA CATACATATTACCAGAACCATCTCCGGGGTCTCGGATCGGGATCAACCTGAAAGGTGCCTTTCTAAGTGACCAGCATCACAACAACACGAGCACGTACGTGTCGGTCAATCTGCAACTGCTCTACCTGCCCAGCAATAACTCCAACGCGAGCTTCTTCCCCGAGCACGACGTCAAGTACACGGAG AACATCACCAATGTTTGGATGGTCCCCATACCGAGCTCGCTGGAAGCGATAGACCAGATGGACGAAATTACCCGCAAGCATGTGTTCGACATTGGCCCCGTTAACCATCAGAAGGTAACGAGCGGGAAAGCCGTCGTACGGGTGCGGATGTCGTCCAATCTTGATGGTGACTTCCCAACCAAGTTCACCTACGATCCGACACCGATGGACACGGAAGTCGGCGTGATTTATGCCGCGATCGTACTGCTCGGTCTCTACGTGTTGATCATCTGGGAGATAGTGCACCGCACGTTTGCGGCCATCATCGCATCAACGCTTGCGATCGGTGTACTGGCAGCGATGAACGAGCGTCCCAGCATGCCGAAGTTGATCTCGTGGATCGATGTCGAAACGCTGCTGCTCTTGTTCGGAATGATGATCCTGGTGGCCATCCTGTCCGAGACCGGTATCTTCGATTACCTGGCCGTGTACGCGTACCAGGTGACGAACGGTAAGGTTTGGCCCCTGATCAACTGTCTGTGCATCTTTACCGCGATTCTGTCCTCATTTCTGGATAACGTAACGACCGTGTTGCTTATGACTCCGGTAACGATACGCTTGTGTGAGGTGATGGAGCTCAATCCGGTACCGGTGTTGATGTCGATGGTGATCTACTCGAACGTTGGCGGTACACTAACGCCCGTGGGTGATCCACCGAATGTGATCATTGCATCGAACAGCTACATTGCGAAGAAT GGAGTCAATTTCGCGACCTTCACACTGCACATGGCCATCCCGATCTTCTTCGTGATGATCACCACCTACTTCCAGCTGCGCATGAAGTTCAAAAACATAAACGATCTGCGCTTCAGCGAGCCGCAGGATGTGCAGGAGATCCGTCACGAGATCGCGGTGTGGCAGCGTGCGGCCGCTTCCCTGTCGTCCTACTCCAAGGATGAAGATTTGGTGCGCGAAACACTCCTCAAGAAGGTGAATCGGTTGTCCCGATCGCTCAAGAAGAAGCTCGTTACTGGATCCGTGCCCGTGGAGAGCTACAAGGCAACACTGGAAGAGATGAAGCGAAAG tACCCAATTCGTAGCAAGACACTGCTGGTGAAGTCCGCCATCACTCTCGCGTTCGTGatcaccttcttcttcttgcattCGGCACCGGATATCCAGAAGCTGTCACTTGGCTGGACTGCTCTGCTCGGTGCACTTCTGCTTCTTATTCTGGCTGACCG GGAGGACATTGAGTCGGTGATTGCGCGCGTGGAATGGTCCACACTGCTGTTCTTCGCCGCCCTGTTCATCCTGATGGAAGCGTTAGCAGAGCTGGGACTGATCGATTGGATCGGCAAACAGACGGAGAACGTGATCCTGTCCGTGTCCGAAGAATCTCGACTGGCGGTAGCCATCCTTATCATCCTATGG GTATCTGCATTCGCATCCGCTTTCGTTGACAATATCCCGCTTACCACGATGATGGTAAAGATTGCCATCGGTCTTGCTGAGAATGAGGCGCTCGATCTGCCCCTGCAGCCACTCGTATGGGCGCTAGCGTTAGGAGCTTGCTTAGGAG gCAATGGTACCCTTAT
- the LOC118510542 gene encoding P protein isoform X3 — protein sequence MDPQSQVTEASLEIWRTLPAAIRQDPSLASFRQEHERLHGPDEDPLPNEDVSADDGDDSNSKEFITIKVTNPEAAVEDGKPGAAAMVEQCEKNGQNVTTDGEGDEGHETTMGGHHEHGKLFGYVKVGTLLVVWLIFTGFLMSKHEKELTPRQLSVPEGSYRTYILPEPSPGSRIGINLKGAFLSDQHHNNTSTYVSVNLQLLYLPSNNSNASFFPEHDVKYTENITNVWMVPIPSSLEAIDQMDEITRKHVFDIGPVNHQKVTSGKAVVRVRMSSNLDGDFPTKFTYDPTPMDTEVGVIYAAIVLLGLYVLIIWEIVHRTFAAIIASTLAIGVLAAMNERPSMPKLISWIDVETLLLLFGMMILVAILSETGIFDYLAVYAYQVTNGKVWPLINCLCIFTAILSSFLDNVTTVLLMTPVTIRLCEVMELNPVPVLMSMVIYSNVGGTLTPVGDPPNVIIASNSYIAKNGVNFATFTLHMAIPIFFVMITTYFQLRMKFKNINDLRFSEPQDVQEIRHEIAVWQRAAASLSSYSKDEDLVRETLLKKVNRLSRSLKKKLVTGSVPVESYKATLEEMKRKYPIRSKTLLVKSAITLAFVITFFFLHSAPDIQKLSLGWTALLGALLLLILADREDIESVIARVEWSTLLFFAALFILMEALAELGLIDWIGKQTENVILSVSEESRLAVAILIILWVSAFASAFVDNIPLTTMMVKIAIGLAENEALDLPLQPLVWALALGACLGGNGTLIGASANVVCAGVAEQHGYRFTFIEYFKVGFPVMVGSVIVSTIYLMFAHVVFTWH from the exons ATGGACCCGCAGAG CCAGGTGACGGAGGCATCGCTGGAGATATGGCGGACACTTCCGGCAGCCATTCGGCAGGACCCGAGCCTGGCCTCCTTCCGGCAGGAGCACGAACGATTACACG GTCCCGACGAGGATCCGCTCCCGAACGAGGACGTCTCAGCAGACGATGGCGACGATAGCAACAGCAAGGAGTTCATCACAATCAAGGTCACCAACCCGGAAGCAGCCGTCGAGGATGGCAAACCGGGTGCGGCGGCGATGGTCGAGCAGTGCGAAAAGAATGGCCAAAATGTGACGACCGACGGCGAAGGGGACGAGGGTCACGAGACGACGATGGGTGGCCACCACGAGCATGGTAAACTGTTCGGTTACGTCAAGGTTGGCACACTGCTCGTCGTGTGGCTTATCTTCACCGGCTTTCTCATGTCGAAGCACGAGAAGGAGCTCACGCCACGGCAGCTGTCCGTACCGGAAGGATCGTACAGGA CATACATATTACCAGAACCATCTCCGGGGTCTCGGATCGGGATCAACCTGAAAGGTGCCTTTCTAAGTGACCAGCATCACAACAACACGAGCACGTACGTGTCGGTCAATCTGCAACTGCTCTACCTGCCCAGCAATAACTCCAACGCGAGCTTCTTCCCCGAGCACGACGTCAAGTACACGGAG AACATCACCAATGTTTGGATGGTCCCCATACCGAGCTCGCTGGAAGCGATAGACCAGATGGACGAAATTACCCGCAAGCATGTGTTCGACATTGGCCCCGTTAACCATCAGAAGGTAACGAGCGGGAAAGCCGTCGTACGGGTGCGGATGTCGTCCAATCTTGATGGTGACTTCCCAACCAAGTTCACCTACGATCCGACACCGATGGACACGGAAGTCGGCGTGATTTATGCCGCGATCGTACTGCTCGGTCTCTACGTGTTGATCATCTGGGAGATAGTGCACCGCACGTTTGCGGCCATCATCGCATCAACGCTTGCGATCGGTGTACTGGCAGCGATGAACGAGCGTCCCAGCATGCCGAAGTTGATCTCGTGGATCGATGTCGAAACGCTGCTGCTCTTGTTCGGAATGATGATCCTGGTGGCCATCCTGTCCGAGACCGGTATCTTCGATTACCTGGCCGTGTACGCGTACCAGGTGACGAACGGTAAGGTTTGGCCCCTGATCAACTGTCTGTGCATCTTTACCGCGATTCTGTCCTCATTTCTGGATAACGTAACGACCGTGTTGCTTATGACTCCGGTAACGATACGCTTGTGTGAGGTGATGGAGCTCAATCCGGTACCGGTGTTGATGTCGATGGTGATCTACTCGAACGTTGGCGGTACACTAACGCCCGTGGGTGATCCACCGAATGTGATCATTGCATCGAACAGCTACATTGCGAAGAAT GGAGTCAATTTCGCGACCTTCACACTGCACATGGCCATCCCGATCTTCTTCGTGATGATCACCACCTACTTCCAGCTGCGCATGAAGTTCAAAAACATAAACGATCTGCGCTTCAGCGAGCCGCAGGATGTGCAGGAGATCCGTCACGAGATCGCGGTGTGGCAGCGTGCGGCCGCTTCCCTGTCGTCCTACTCCAAGGATGAAGATTTGGTGCGCGAAACACTCCTCAAGAAGGTGAATCGGTTGTCCCGATCGCTCAAGAAGAAGCTCGTTACTGGATCCGTGCCCGTGGAGAGCTACAAGGCAACACTGGAAGAGATGAAGCGAAAG tACCCAATTCGTAGCAAGACACTGCTGGTGAAGTCCGCCATCACTCTCGCGTTCGTGatcaccttcttcttcttgcattCGGCACCGGATATCCAGAAGCTGTCACTTGGCTGGACTGCTCTGCTCGGTGCACTTCTGCTTCTTATTCTGGCTGACCG GGAGGACATTGAGTCGGTGATTGCGCGCGTGGAATGGTCCACACTGCTGTTCTTCGCCGCCCTGTTCATCCTGATGGAAGCGTTAGCAGAGCTGGGACTGATCGATTGGATCGGCAAACAGACGGAGAACGTGATCCTGTCCGTGTCCGAAGAATCTCGACTGGCGGTAGCCATCCTTATCATCCTATGG GTATCTGCATTCGCATCCGCTTTCGTTGACAATATCCCGCTTACCACGATGATGGTAAAGATTGCCATCGGTCTTGCTGAGAATGAGGCGCTCGATCTGCCCCTGCAGCCACTCGTATGGGCGCTAGCGTTAGGAGCTTGCTTAGGAG gCAATGGTACCCTTAT
- the LOC118510542 gene encoding P protein isoform X4, translated as MFCNSQVTEASLEIWRTLPAAIRQDPSLASFRQEHERLHGPDEDPLPNEDVSADDGDDSNSKEFITIKVTNPEAAVEDGKPGAAAMVEQCEKNGQNVTTDGEGDEGHETTMGGHHEHGKLFGYVKVGTLLVVWLIFTGFLMSKHEKELTPRQLSVPEGSYRTYILPEPSPGSRIGINLKGAFLSDQHHNNTSTYVSVNLQLLYLPSNNSNASFFPEHDVKYTENITNVWMVPIPSSLEAIDQMDEITRKHVFDIGPVNHQKVTSGKAVVRVRMSSNLDGDFPTKFTYDPTPMDTEVGVIYAAIVLLGLYVLIIWEIVHRTFAAIIASTLAIGVLAAMNERPSMPKLISWIDVETLLLLFGMMILVAILSETGIFDYLAVYAYQVTNGKVWPLINCLCIFTAILSSFLDNVTTVLLMTPVTIRLCEVMELNPVPVLMSMVIYSNVGGTLTPVGDPPNVIIASNSYIAKNGVNFATFTLHMAIPIFFVMITTYFQLRMKFKNINDLRFSEPQDVQEIRHEIAVWQRAAASLSSYSKDEDLVRETLLKKVNRLSRSLKKKLVTGSVPVESYKATLEEMKRKYPIRSKTLLVKSAITLAFVITFFFLHSAPDIQKLSLGWTALLGALLLLILADREDIESVIARVEWSTLLFFAALFILMEALAELGLIDWIGKQTENVILSVSEESRLAVAILIILWVSAFASAFVDNIPLTTMMVKIAIGLAENEALDLPLQPLVWALALGACLGGNGTLIGASANVVCAGVAEQHGYRFTFIEYFKVGFPVMVGSVIVSTIYLMFAHVVFTWH; from the exons TGTTCTGTAATAG CCAGGTGACGGAGGCATCGCTGGAGATATGGCGGACACTTCCGGCAGCCATTCGGCAGGACCCGAGCCTGGCCTCCTTCCGGCAGGAGCACGAACGATTACACG GTCCCGACGAGGATCCGCTCCCGAACGAGGACGTCTCAGCAGACGATGGCGACGATAGCAACAGCAAGGAGTTCATCACAATCAAGGTCACCAACCCGGAAGCAGCCGTCGAGGATGGCAAACCGGGTGCGGCGGCGATGGTCGAGCAGTGCGAAAAGAATGGCCAAAATGTGACGACCGACGGCGAAGGGGACGAGGGTCACGAGACGACGATGGGTGGCCACCACGAGCATGGTAAACTGTTCGGTTACGTCAAGGTTGGCACACTGCTCGTCGTGTGGCTTATCTTCACCGGCTTTCTCATGTCGAAGCACGAGAAGGAGCTCACGCCACGGCAGCTGTCCGTACCGGAAGGATCGTACAGGA CATACATATTACCAGAACCATCTCCGGGGTCTCGGATCGGGATCAACCTGAAAGGTGCCTTTCTAAGTGACCAGCATCACAACAACACGAGCACGTACGTGTCGGTCAATCTGCAACTGCTCTACCTGCCCAGCAATAACTCCAACGCGAGCTTCTTCCCCGAGCACGACGTCAAGTACACGGAG AACATCACCAATGTTTGGATGGTCCCCATACCGAGCTCGCTGGAAGCGATAGACCAGATGGACGAAATTACCCGCAAGCATGTGTTCGACATTGGCCCCGTTAACCATCAGAAGGTAACGAGCGGGAAAGCCGTCGTACGGGTGCGGATGTCGTCCAATCTTGATGGTGACTTCCCAACCAAGTTCACCTACGATCCGACACCGATGGACACGGAAGTCGGCGTGATTTATGCCGCGATCGTACTGCTCGGTCTCTACGTGTTGATCATCTGGGAGATAGTGCACCGCACGTTTGCGGCCATCATCGCATCAACGCTTGCGATCGGTGTACTGGCAGCGATGAACGAGCGTCCCAGCATGCCGAAGTTGATCTCGTGGATCGATGTCGAAACGCTGCTGCTCTTGTTCGGAATGATGATCCTGGTGGCCATCCTGTCCGAGACCGGTATCTTCGATTACCTGGCCGTGTACGCGTACCAGGTGACGAACGGTAAGGTTTGGCCCCTGATCAACTGTCTGTGCATCTTTACCGCGATTCTGTCCTCATTTCTGGATAACGTAACGACCGTGTTGCTTATGACTCCGGTAACGATACGCTTGTGTGAGGTGATGGAGCTCAATCCGGTACCGGTGTTGATGTCGATGGTGATCTACTCGAACGTTGGCGGTACACTAACGCCCGTGGGTGATCCACCGAATGTGATCATTGCATCGAACAGCTACATTGCGAAGAAT GGAGTCAATTTCGCGACCTTCACACTGCACATGGCCATCCCGATCTTCTTCGTGATGATCACCACCTACTTCCAGCTGCGCATGAAGTTCAAAAACATAAACGATCTGCGCTTCAGCGAGCCGCAGGATGTGCAGGAGATCCGTCACGAGATCGCGGTGTGGCAGCGTGCGGCCGCTTCCCTGTCGTCCTACTCCAAGGATGAAGATTTGGTGCGCGAAACACTCCTCAAGAAGGTGAATCGGTTGTCCCGATCGCTCAAGAAGAAGCTCGTTACTGGATCCGTGCCCGTGGAGAGCTACAAGGCAACACTGGAAGAGATGAAGCGAAAG tACCCAATTCGTAGCAAGACACTGCTGGTGAAGTCCGCCATCACTCTCGCGTTCGTGatcaccttcttcttcttgcattCGGCACCGGATATCCAGAAGCTGTCACTTGGCTGGACTGCTCTGCTCGGTGCACTTCTGCTTCTTATTCTGGCTGACCG GGAGGACATTGAGTCGGTGATTGCGCGCGTGGAATGGTCCACACTGCTGTTCTTCGCCGCCCTGTTCATCCTGATGGAAGCGTTAGCAGAGCTGGGACTGATCGATTGGATCGGCAAACAGACGGAGAACGTGATCCTGTCCGTGTCCGAAGAATCTCGACTGGCGGTAGCCATCCTTATCATCCTATGG GTATCTGCATTCGCATCCGCTTTCGTTGACAATATCCCGCTTACCACGATGATGGTAAAGATTGCCATCGGTCTTGCTGAGAATGAGGCGCTCGATCTGCCCCTGCAGCCACTCGTATGGGCGCTAGCGTTAGGAGCTTGCTTAGGAG gCAATGGTACCCTTAT